A single Notoacmeibacter ruber DNA region contains:
- a CDS encoding SH3 domain-containing protein: protein MAVQKRFYLIIGAVLFFALTREDDNPVEQKIVQPAKTEPEFQPRSSPPRPAPPRATDTKPTRNESLLHALLSDDKDDKGRQPTAPSIIGKAATTILYATTRLNVRNGPSTSNQVVGLLQDGTRITVGPSDGKWRQIATGFYEGAWVHGDYLADELVRQPAQIPARLVQTQPQRTGPIRSPMTGRCDCPYDRARNGSRCGGRSAYSRPGGRSPRCYFSDQ from the coding sequence ATGGCTGTACAAAAGCGCTTTTATCTCATAATCGGCGCGGTTCTATTTTTCGCTCTCACTCGCGAGGACGACAACCCTGTAGAGCAGAAGATTGTCCAGCCTGCGAAAACGGAGCCGGAATTTCAGCCTCGATCATCGCCGCCCCGGCCGGCGCCTCCGCGCGCGACGGACACAAAACCAACCCGAAACGAGAGCCTGCTTCATGCTCTGCTGAGCGATGACAAGGATGATAAAGGTCGGCAGCCGACCGCACCGTCGATCATCGGGAAGGCAGCGACAACCATTCTCTACGCTACCACGCGACTGAATGTGCGCAACGGCCCGTCAACCAGCAATCAAGTGGTGGGTCTGTTGCAGGACGGGACGAGGATTACAGTTGGTCCGTCAGATGGGAAATGGCGGCAGATCGCGACGGGCTTTTATGAAGGCGCTTGGGTGCACGGTGACTACCTAGCGGATGAATTGGTGCGCCAACCAGCGCAAATACCCGCCAGGTTGGTCCAGACGCAGCCGCAGCGGACGGGGCCAATCCGTTCGCCGATGACAGGCCGTTGCGATTGTCCCTACGATCGAGCGCGGAACGGCAGTAGGTGCGGCGGCCGAAGTGCTTATTCACGACCTGGCGGGAGAAGCCCGCGCTGCTATTTCAGCGACCAATAG
- a CDS encoding phage tail assembly chaperone — translation MAEKKFGKLHLRTQDMLAKDALLLNARLMRHAAPVLTNFRAIVAGYGEGANEVDKAASDAAAMKAIGAILDSLQPADMVELMADILGLAEVKAENGKFEQVDMDTDFSTEKGQIIPAILWILQEQLGDFFGGALATAGNRVKAINP, via the coding sequence ATGGCTGAGAAGAAATTCGGCAAACTCCATCTGCGAACGCAGGACATGCTCGCCAAGGACGCGCTGCTACTGAACGCACGGCTGATGCGACACGCCGCGCCTGTCCTGACCAATTTCCGGGCTATCGTCGCGGGATATGGCGAGGGCGCGAATGAGGTTGACAAGGCGGCGTCGGACGCGGCTGCGATGAAGGCCATCGGCGCGATCCTCGACAGCTTGCAGCCGGCCGATATGGTCGAACTGATGGCGGACATTCTTGGTCTGGCTGAAGTGAAGGCGGAGAATGGCAAATTCGAGCAGGTCGATATGGACACGGACTTTTCGACGGAGAAAGGGCAGATCATCCCCGCGATCCTCTGGATATTGCAGGAGCAGCTTGGGGATTTTTTCGGTGGAGCCTTGGCGACCGCTGGGAACCGGGTCAAGGCGATAAACCCCTGA
- a CDS encoding tape measure protein — protein sequence MAYIDEIVALLGFEYRDDGSARRFEDGMKRMEKRAEKVGRSIGKFVAVAGAAATTGMAAFGKSIIATGAQFEAFGVQLSALEGSKEKGQAALDWITDFAVQTPLELADAVRAYAQLRTYGLDPTAGSMQALTDAMAATGGGSEKLMGLATGLGQAWTKGRLQGEEIMQLMERGIPVWDMLAEATGKNVEQLQEMSSKGRLGREEIKLLINEIAVKYKGASAEYSRTFDGMMSNILDSWTKFKKQISDSGAFESVKLIMQDVLDWFKAADSNGTIDYWAQTISDAFVSVTKALQWSVGQIKMHVNTIKGFFRDDAWQQISDNLKPILTAFGLLMARLFPITALFIALGLAVDDWLTYMAGGESVIGDMVAAISAFLGAEPEKVAEILGEIAKAAGWLAAAALGVGLFGGAIRSLAGALVLLKGVSGVVGLLRRLGGVGSAMAAGSAGVNATASSSSNKGRVGIGRQAIGALGAYQLGSNMPTSMEEMEASGKHFRDMAENSIFGDINRWLMSLRDQLFAKPQMRSPRAVAGPPRAGVSAGQMGDATSLYDRIGRSVEGSATLKVEEYLNPAKQAEIAAQKLERDITANADVNTSSFTAKLRQMELQANETVARINQSMGRIGAGRSSGPMAPRPTVEASAGQP from the coding sequence ATGGCCTACATTGACGAAATCGTCGCTCTTTTGGGTTTTGAGTATCGGGACGATGGTAGCGCCAGGCGTTTCGAAGATGGCATGAAGCGCATGGAGAAGCGGGCCGAAAAGGTCGGGCGATCCATTGGAAAGTTCGTCGCGGTCGCGGGTGCGGCGGCGACGACCGGGATGGCGGCTTTTGGCAAAAGTATTATCGCCACGGGCGCGCAATTCGAGGCGTTCGGCGTCCAACTCTCGGCTTTGGAAGGCAGCAAGGAGAAGGGTCAAGCGGCGCTCGACTGGATTACGGATTTCGCCGTCCAGACGCCACTCGAGCTGGCTGATGCCGTGCGCGCCTATGCACAGCTTCGCACCTACGGGCTGGACCCAACCGCCGGATCGATGCAGGCGCTCACCGACGCCATGGCCGCGACGGGCGGAGGCTCTGAAAAACTGATGGGCCTCGCAACTGGACTGGGGCAGGCTTGGACGAAAGGGAGGTTGCAGGGCGAAGAAATCATGCAGCTCATGGAGCGGGGAATCCCGGTCTGGGATATGCTCGCCGAGGCGACGGGAAAGAACGTCGAACAGCTTCAGGAAATGTCCAGCAAGGGCCGGCTGGGGCGCGAGGAAATCAAGCTCCTCATCAATGAGATTGCCGTGAAATACAAAGGCGCGAGCGCGGAATATAGCCGCACTTTCGACGGCATGATGTCCAACATTCTTGATAGCTGGACGAAGTTCAAAAAGCAGATTTCGGACAGCGGTGCCTTCGAATCCGTCAAGCTGATTATGCAGGACGTGCTCGACTGGTTTAAAGCCGCCGACAGCAACGGAACCATCGACTATTGGGCGCAGACCATATCTGACGCCTTCGTGTCAGTGACCAAGGCGCTGCAATGGTCGGTCGGGCAGATCAAAATGCACGTCAATACGATCAAGGGCTTCTTCAGGGATGATGCCTGGCAGCAAATCAGCGACAATCTGAAACCGATCTTGACGGCCTTCGGACTGCTTATGGCACGCCTTTTTCCGATCACGGCTCTGTTCATCGCACTCGGCCTGGCGGTTGACGACTGGCTCACATACATGGCCGGCGGCGAAAGCGTCATCGGTGATATGGTCGCCGCCATTTCCGCGTTTCTCGGAGCAGAACCTGAAAAGGTTGCGGAGATCCTTGGCGAGATCGCGAAGGCTGCGGGATGGCTCGCAGCGGCTGCGCTGGGGGTAGGTCTGTTCGGCGGTGCGATCCGCTCGCTTGCTGGCGCACTCGTCCTCCTCAAGGGCGTGTCGGGCGTCGTCGGCCTCCTGAGGCGGCTGGGTGGCGTCGGTTCCGCGATGGCAGCCGGATCGGCCGGCGTGAATGCAACAGCTTCGAGCAGCTCTAACAAGGGCAGGGTCGGTATAGGTCGGCAGGCTATTGGCGCACTAGGAGCCTACCAACTCGGATCGAATATGCCAACTTCAATGGAAGAGATGGAGGCCAGCGGCAAACATTTCCGCGACATGGCGGAGAATTCTATTTTTGGCGACATAAACCGATGGCTCATGAGCTTGCGCGATCAACTGTTCGCAAAACCGCAGATGCGATCCCCGCGCGCTGTCGCAGGGCCGCCAAGAGCCGGCGTCAGCGCCGGGCAAATGGGAGATGCGACAAGTCTGTACGACCGAATAGGGCGCTCCGTCGAAGGCTCGGCAACATTGAAGGTCGAGGAGTATCTGAACCCGGCGAAACAGGCCGAAATCGCAGCGCAGAAGCTTGAGCGCGACATCACCGCCAATGCCGATGTGAACACGTCATCATTCACCGCCAAACTTCGCCAAATGGAGTTGCAGGCCAACGAAACGGTAGCGCGGATCAACCAATCCATGGGCAGGATCGGAGCCGGCCGCTCATCAGGCCCGATGGCTCCGCGCCCGACTGTGGAAGCGTCAGCGGGTCAGCCATGA
- a CDS encoding ribbon-helix-helix protein, CopG family → MNANDNVAMAGTISVRLPWDVFSKIDTMAKEEDRSRSNIARRLLLKAVNGEEPDVPVSPALHP, encoded by the coding sequence ATGAACGCAAACGATAATGTCGCGATGGCGGGCACCATCAGTGTCCGACTGCCATGGGATGTCTTCTCCAAAATCGACACCATGGCAAAAGAAGAGGATCGCTCGCGCTCCAACATCGCCCGCCGCCTTCTTCTCAAGGCCGTCAACGGTGAAGAGCCGGACGTTCCGGTATCTCCGGCTCTTCACCCATAA
- a CDS encoding helix-turn-helix domain-containing protein — MDEAQMRAARALLGWSQTELAEASGLSLPTIKRMEKIGPRRSGFETVEAVEHALEKGGVQFIAENGGGPGVRLAKSEK; from the coding sequence ATGGATGAAGCGCAGATGCGCGCGGCAAGGGCGCTATTGGGGTGGTCTCAGACAGAGCTTGCGGAGGCGTCCGGCTTATCGCTGCCGACAATCAAGCGGATGGAAAAGATCGGCCCGAGGCGAAGCGGATTCGAGACGGTCGAAGCCGTCGAACATGCGCTAGAGAAAGGAGGCGTGCAGTTCATCGCCGAGAATGGCGGAGGACCGGGCGTCCGTCTTGCCAAGAGCGAAAAGTGA
- a CDS encoding HNH endonuclease signature motif containing protein, whose amino-acid sequence MNASPQPKCRQLTVERLRQVLRYDPDTGIFTWLGHGGYRGKPAGTAKSDGYKQIFIDFVPHRAARLAWLYMTGNHPPSGKIVDHRDGNRSNDRWKNLRLATHADNARNRRPKNRNLPCCGVYRNGSRWTAEIEADGQRHKLGSFRCVEDAVTARCKAEHHFFGDFASQVAKYGGGDGTR is encoded by the coding sequence ATGAACGCGAGCCCGCAACCGAAATGCCGGCAGCTCACCGTTGAGCGCCTTCGCCAAGTCCTTCGATATGACCCTGATACAGGGATCTTCACTTGGCTGGGCCATGGCGGCTATCGGGGCAAGCCGGCCGGCACCGCCAAGTCCGATGGCTACAAGCAAATTTTTATCGACTTCGTGCCCCACCGGGCGGCGCGGTTGGCGTGGCTCTACATGACCGGCAACCATCCGCCCTCCGGCAAGATCGTAGACCACAGAGACGGCAATCGTTCAAACGACCGATGGAAAAATCTGCGACTGGCCACCCATGCGGATAATGCCCGCAACCGACGGCCAAAAAACCGCAACCTGCCTTGCTGCGGTGTCTATCGGAACGGTTCGCGATGGACCGCTGAAATAGAGGCGGACGGCCAACGGCACAAGCTTGGCTCCTTCCGATGCGTCGAAGACGCGGTGACTGCACGCTGTAAGGCAGAGCATCATTTCTTCGGGGATTTTGCCAGCCAAGTCGCCAAATATGGAGGCGGCGATGGGACGCGATAA
- a CDS encoding thermonuclease family protein, with translation MTGYEKSPDYGGSPPRWREALWIVAAFVFIAGALYACNAIADPLPVCKGGHRAERKLTCVYDGDGGWENGVKWRLTRRDGGVDAPELFDPSCGEEYRLAILSRDRLRALMSEGYTVLWLGRVGGKGRSLAWIGLKDGRDVGQTLIDEGLAQVWPNFGNLWCP, from the coding sequence ATGACCGGCTATGAAAAATCGCCAGATTACGGAGGATCGCCGCCCCGATGGCGCGAGGCGCTTTGGATAGTCGCAGCTTTCGTCTTCATCGCTGGCGCGCTCTATGCCTGCAACGCGATTGCCGATCCGCTACCGGTCTGCAAAGGCGGCCATCGAGCCGAACGAAAGCTGACCTGCGTATATGACGGCGACGGCGGCTGGGAGAATGGTGTCAAGTGGAGACTTACACGGCGTGATGGTGGCGTTGATGCGCCTGAGCTCTTCGACCCAAGCTGCGGCGAAGAATATCGGCTAGCAATTCTCTCCCGCGATCGGCTCCGTGCGCTGATGAGCGAAGGGTACACCGTCCTCTGGCTTGGACGAGTCGGTGGCAAAGGTCGCAGCCTTGCATGGATCGGGCTTAAAGATGGCCGGGATGTAGGTCAGACTCTAATCGACGAAGGTCTCGCGCAGGTCTGGCCCAATTTCGGGAACCTGTGGTGTCCGTGA
- a CDS encoding helix-turn-helix transcriptional regulator, giving the protein MFASVKTGAYIMQLEAKNAADDRLLPAIDVRRRYGVSHMTVYRWQKSDKLDFPDPIVIAGRKYWYVNDLIRWEQSPAARGMAQ; this is encoded by the coding sequence ATGTTCGCTTCTGTGAAAACAGGAGCATACATTATGCAACTTGAAGCTAAAAACGCCGCCGATGATCGGCTGCTTCCTGCGATAGATGTCCGTCGCCGCTATGGCGTCAGTCACATGACCGTCTACCGCTGGCAGAAGAGCGATAAGCTCGATTTCCCTGACCCGATCGTCATCGCCGGTCGCAAATACTGGTACGTCAACGATCTCATTCGATGGGAACAATCCCCGGCAGCTCGGGGGATGGCTCAATGA